The Vibrio agarivorans genome window below encodes:
- a CDS encoding bifunctional metallophosphatase/5'-nucleotidase → MKKSLLVTAVALGLAGCNSSSDPVYIAPNETFDISIAHINDTHSSFDEVKSSFTNDYLLQGKPVYTSFGGHPRLLSAANQYREQAEREDVSMLFLHGGDAWQGSAYFKLNKGQMNADILSRMGLDAMAMGNHEFDLDNETLASFLNTINFPVLGANMDVSSDEHLNSANNLHPYVLFSFDGNNKERVSINNLPSNKHVVAVIGVVLEDMPSISPEVGDVTFLEEVATTQKIVDDLKAKGINKIVLLTHLGLARDINIAENVNGVDVIVGGHSHTLMGDFTELGWEKEADYAQLVNNPDGGITCIVQAGEKAQAIGHANVQFDESGNIASCDGGNTLLSSDKFYSDNLREEGLEQGDEYAVKGFVAEHDFIEITVEEAELRSHIDKVYKPELEEAYGDVITYVPEELVHERRPNDGVTDEHGSQVAPMVGEGWLYWANQQEVLAATGFETVDIALVGAGGVRNSLEQGDLREGHISLELLPFSNYLSVLELTGAQIRQLIEETVTTSLKDTEHMGKFPYVAGMRYTFDETVAQTSGELSVFQVQMEGLDGDIEWIDIKDNSTYVVTTTNYNANGNDSWDALFDAQEGGVTRFDVVVDGDSVKAFEVERVEKSGDSITAIYANGMAPDCSDESTLTCNTDALAVIEYFDTEKDILEPQVIPTVTLNLLERD, encoded by the coding sequence ATGAAAAAATCGCTTTTAGTTACGGCAGTAGCACTTGGTTTAGCTGGATGTAATAGTAGTTCGGATCCAGTATATATTGCTCCGAATGAGACTTTTGATATCTCGATAGCTCACATAAATGACACTCATTCATCATTTGATGAAGTAAAATCAAGTTTTACAAACGATTACCTGCTTCAAGGTAAGCCTGTATATACGTCATTTGGTGGCCACCCAAGATTGCTGTCTGCTGCGAATCAATATCGTGAGCAAGCAGAGCGTGAAGATGTAAGCATGTTGTTTCTTCATGGCGGGGATGCGTGGCAGGGTAGCGCGTACTTCAAACTAAATAAAGGCCAAATGAATGCCGATATTTTAAGCCGTATGGGCTTGGATGCGATGGCAATGGGTAACCATGAATTTGATTTAGACAATGAGACGTTAGCGAGTTTTCTAAATACAATCAATTTCCCAGTGCTTGGTGCTAATATGGATGTAAGTTCTGACGAGCATTTAAATAGTGCGAACAACTTACACCCATACGTACTATTTTCATTTGATGGCAATAATAAAGAACGTGTATCAATTAATAACCTTCCATCAAATAAACATGTTGTTGCTGTAATTGGTGTTGTTCTTGAAGATATGCCTTCTATTTCTCCAGAAGTCGGTGATGTTACTTTCTTAGAAGAAGTCGCTACGACTCAGAAAATAGTTGATGATCTAAAAGCTAAGGGCATTAACAAAATTGTACTACTCACGCACCTAGGATTGGCTCGTGATATTAATATTGCTGAAAATGTTAATGGCGTCGATGTTATTGTAGGTGGACATTCTCATACCTTAATGGGTGACTTTACTGAGCTAGGCTGGGAAAAAGAAGCGGACTATGCCCAGTTGGTTAACAACCCAGACGGTGGAATAACCTGTATTGTTCAGGCTGGAGAAAAAGCACAAGCGATTGGACATGCAAATGTTCAGTTTGACGAGAGTGGAAACATCGCTTCTTGTGATGGTGGAAATACGCTACTTAGCTCTGACAAATTCTATAGTGACAACCTTCGTGAAGAAGGGCTAGAGCAAGGCGACGAATACGCGGTTAAAGGTTTTGTTGCTGAGCATGACTTCATTGAAATTACTGTTGAAGAAGCCGAATTGCGCAGCCACATTGATAAGGTATACAAACCAGAACTTGAGGAAGCGTATGGTGATGTCATCACTTATGTACCAGAGGAACTTGTGCACGAGCGTCGCCCTAATGATGGTGTTACAGATGAACATGGTTCACAAGTCGCACCAATGGTTGGCGAGGGTTGGTTATACTGGGCAAATCAGCAAGAAGTACTTGCCGCAACCGGCTTTGAAACGGTTGATATTGCGCTGGTTGGTGCTGGTGGTGTTCGTAACTCATTAGAACAAGGTGATTTACGTGAAGGGCATATCTCTCTAGAGCTGCTCCCATTTTCTAACTATTTGTCTGTCTTAGAGCTCACCGGAGCTCAGATACGCCAATTAATCGAAGAAACGGTGACTACGAGCTTGAAGGATACTGAGCACATGGGTAAATTCCCATATGTTGCAGGTATGCGTTATACATTTGATGAAACTGTAGCTCAAACATCGGGTGAGCTAAGTGTTTTCCAAGTTCAGATGGAAGGCCTAGATGGCGATATTGAATGGATTGATATTAAAGATAATTCTACCTATGTTGTTACAACCACAAATTATAACGCAAATGGTAACGATAGTTGGGATGCACTATTTGATGCTCAAGAAGGTGGTGTGACACGCTTTGACGTTGTTGTTGATGGTGATAGCGTTAAAGCTTTTGAAGTAGAGCGAGTAGAAAAGTCGGGTGACAGTATTACAGCAATTTACGCGAATGGCATGGCACCAGATTGTAGTGATGAGTCTACTTTGACCTGTAATACCGACGCACTAGCGGTTATTGAGTACTTTGATACTGAGAAAGATATATTAGAACCACAGGTGATTCCAACAGTAACGTTGAATCTCCTTGAACGTGATTAA
- a CDS encoding LysE family translocator yields the protein MNIETWLLYLLAVLILTASPGPSSLLCMTRGVTGGMRIGLATALGSLTAITCILTLSFTGLGLVIASSEWIFNVIKWMGAAYLVYLGFKSLLSKQETFVQQEPTLQEPKQPYLKHYMSGFIVGASNPKAILFFTALFPQFIETQHSLLSQYVIFTLTFMVMELSWLMIYAYMGAKSSHWIFAQGRAKLFNRLTGGIFIGAGALLSTASRA from the coding sequence ATGAATATTGAAACATGGTTACTGTATCTATTGGCAGTTTTGATTCTGACGGCTTCACCAGGGCCAAGCTCTCTATTATGTATGACCCGCGGTGTAACAGGGGGAATGCGGATTGGCCTAGCCACCGCGCTAGGTAGCTTAACGGCGATCACTTGCATCTTAACGCTTTCGTTCACCGGGCTTGGATTGGTGATTGCTTCTTCTGAATGGATATTCAACGTAATTAAATGGATGGGCGCTGCTTATCTGGTGTATCTGGGATTTAAGTCGCTACTTAGCAAGCAAGAGACTTTTGTGCAGCAAGAGCCGACGCTGCAAGAGCCAAAACAGCCTTATTTGAAACACTATATGAGCGGATTTATTGTGGGTGCGAGCAACCCCAAAGCGATTCTGTTTTTTACAGCACTCTTTCCTCAATTTATTGAAACACAGCATTCATTATTGAGTCAGTACGTAATTTTCACGTTAACTTTTATGGTGATGGAGCTGTCTTGGTTGATGATCTATGCCTATATGGGAGCGAAATCGTCTCATTGGATTTTTGCTCAGGGTAGGGCGAAACTGTTCAATCGCCTTACAGGGGGCATATTTATCGGTGCAGGTGCATTGCTATCAACCGCATCTCGCGCGTAA
- a CDS encoding alanine/glycine:cation symporter family protein, producing MTTIQSVLQTIDNLVWGPPLLILLVGTGIYFTFRLGLLQFRHLPTALKYVFSKSSGKEGDVSPFAALCTALSATIGTGNIVGVATAIKLGGPGALFWMWLAALFGMATKYAECLLAVKYRKVDSKGQMVGGPMYYLKYGVGSNVLAVIFAVFALGVALLGIGTFPQVNAILDATQISFGIDREITAVVLTILVACVTLGGIQSIAKVAGKIVPSMAALYIVSCLAVILMNVEHLVDALTLVVTSAFTPTAASGGFLGASIMLAIQSGIARGVFSNEAGLGSAPIAAASAKTDSCVRQGLISMTGTFFDTIIICTMTGLALILTGAWQGDLAGAAMTTHAFATGLNAHTLGPMLVSVGLIFFAFTTILGWNYYGERCVVFLFGTKGILPYKVVFLCLVASGAFLHLDMIWLIADIVNGLMAIPNLIGLILLRHVVIEETKLFFNTAKQPKMQKTAI from the coding sequence ATGACCACTATTCAATCTGTATTACAAACTATCGACAACCTCGTTTGGGGTCCACCGCTACTGATCCTTTTGGTTGGTACGGGTATCTATTTCACTTTTCGTCTTGGTTTGTTGCAGTTTCGCCACCTTCCAACCGCACTAAAATACGTTTTCAGCAAATCATCTGGCAAAGAAGGCGATGTTTCACCATTTGCTGCGCTTTGTACTGCCCTATCGGCGACTATCGGTACTGGTAATATCGTTGGTGTGGCAACCGCAATTAAACTTGGTGGCCCGGGCGCACTATTTTGGATGTGGCTAGCTGCTCTATTCGGCATGGCAACCAAATACGCAGAATGTTTGCTTGCGGTTAAATACCGTAAGGTAGACTCAAAAGGCCAAATGGTTGGCGGCCCAATGTACTACTTGAAGTATGGTGTGGGCTCAAACGTTTTGGCAGTAATTTTCGCTGTATTTGCATTGGGTGTTGCCCTTCTGGGTATCGGTACTTTCCCGCAAGTGAATGCAATTCTTGATGCGACTCAAATCTCATTTGGGATTGACCGAGAAATTACAGCCGTTGTACTGACCATTCTCGTTGCATGTGTAACGCTTGGTGGTATTCAGTCTATCGCTAAAGTAGCGGGTAAAATTGTTCCATCAATGGCGGCACTTTACATTGTATCTTGCTTAGCGGTTATCTTAATGAATGTCGAGCACCTAGTAGACGCGTTAACGCTCGTTGTGACGTCAGCGTTTACTCCGACTGCAGCAAGTGGTGGCTTCTTAGGCGCGAGCATTATGCTGGCGATTCAATCTGGTATCGCGCGCGGCGTGTTCTCGAACGAAGCTGGTCTAGGTAGTGCGCCTATTGCAGCAGCATCAGCGAAAACCGACTCGTGTGTACGTCAGGGGCTTATCTCTATGACGGGTACTTTCTTTGATACCATCATCATTTGTACAATGACGGGATTAGCGTTGATCTTAACAGGCGCGTGGCAAGGTGATCTTGCTGGCGCAGCAATGACAACCCATGCTTTCGCTACGGGTTTGAATGCTCACACGCTCGGGCCAATGCTTGTCTCTGTCGGCCTTATCTTCTTCGCGTTCACTACGATTCTTGGCTGGAACTACTACGGGGAACGTTGTGTCGTTTTCCTTTTTGGAACAAAAGGTATCCTACCGTACAAAGTCGTATTCTTATGTTTAGTTGCATCGGGTGCATTCTTACATTTAGACATGATTTGGCTTATCGCTGACATCGTTAATGGACTAATGGCGATTCCAAACTTGATTGGATTAATCCTGTTACGTCATGTTGTCATTGAAGAAACCAAACTATTCTTCAATACGGCTAAACAGCCTAAAATGCAGAAAACAGCTATCTAG
- the rplY gene encoding 50S ribosomal protein L25, translated as MKFEAVVRTELGKGASRRLRHAGQFPAIVYGGEAAPVSIVLNHDDVINQMDKPEFYEAITLVIGGEEVKVKPQDVQRHAFKPKVEHMDFIRI; from the coding sequence ATGAAATTTGAAGCAGTAGTACGTACTGAACTAGGTAAAGGTGCGAGCCGCCGCCTACGTCACGCTGGCCAATTCCCAGCAATCGTTTACGGTGGTGAAGCAGCACCTGTTTCTATCGTTCTAAACCACGATGACGTGATCAACCAAATGGACAAGCCAGAATTCTACGAAGCAATCACTCTAGTGATCGGCGGCGAAGAAGTTAAGGTTAAGCCACAAGACGTTCAACGTCACGCGTTCAAGCCAAAAGTTGAGCACATGGACTTCATCCGCATCTAA
- a CDS encoding nucleotidyltransferase family protein, giving the protein MTSEQSETIINLIKTDKLRAEALHHVYLLHLPDCYLAAGFVRNRIWDALHDYTKPTPMNDIDVIYFDSNEVDSQAYMTYEKQLKTAMPHVHWQVRNQARMHLRNGDLPYKSSLEAMSHWPEKETAVGIRKVCEGQYECIAAFDIGSLLAGYLSHNPKRSIEIFQTRVDSKGWLEKWPKLTVIFEESE; this is encoded by the coding sequence ATGACAAGTGAACAGTCTGAAACCATTATCAATCTGATAAAAACCGATAAATTGAGAGCTGAAGCGCTCCATCATGTGTATTTGCTCCATCTACCTGATTGTTATCTTGCTGCGGGCTTTGTGAGAAATCGAATTTGGGATGCACTTCACGACTACACTAAACCGACCCCTATGAACGATATTGATGTGATCTATTTCGATAGTAATGAAGTCGATTCACAAGCCTATATGACGTATGAAAAGCAGTTAAAGACTGCAATGCCGCATGTACATTGGCAAGTAAGAAATCAAGCACGCATGCACCTACGAAATGGTGACTTACCCTATAAGAGTTCTCTGGAGGCAATGAGTCATTGGCCTGAAAAAGAGACTGCCGTTGGGATTAGGAAAGTATGTGAAGGGCAATATGAGTGTATTGCAGCATTTGATATTGGTTCGTTGCTGGCTGGGTACCTTTCTCACAACCCCAAGCGTAGTATTGAAATTTTTCAAACACGGGTTGATTCGAAAGGGTGGTTGGAGAAATGGCCCAAGCTAACGGTCATATTTGAGGAAAGCGAATAA
- a CDS encoding chromosome partitioning protein ParA, translating into MDKRLENTEEENVVVIEQKDNKTRLYIVLAVVLGAALGGVIGSSSTANRWQETYDALEVRYQDLLDEKTELATSVERRTAELDTEVEEKLNEEMEEQIATYESEIADRDRKIAALNKQNETLRTELSENQESLASSNQVNEQLNRQADMQVVMLERSRELFQRELTVKAELAKLEDQRDELIPSIERLKKDCDLFLEGTSWDAKSDACDRQDEANSRLSQINQMIQVHRMDLEEIEAIAKEIGVN; encoded by the coding sequence GTGGATAAACGACTGGAAAACACTGAAGAAGAAAATGTGGTTGTCATTGAACAGAAAGACAACAAAACACGGCTGTATATCGTTCTTGCAGTCGTGCTCGGCGCGGCATTGGGTGGCGTGATTGGCTCTTCTAGCACCGCAAACCGCTGGCAGGAAACGTACGATGCATTGGAAGTTCGTTACCAAGATTTGCTTGATGAGAAAACCGAGCTGGCCACCTCAGTTGAGCGAAGAACTGCGGAACTGGATACCGAAGTTGAAGAAAAGCTCAATGAGGAGATGGAAGAACAAATCGCGACGTATGAGAGTGAAATTGCGGATCGTGACCGTAAAATAGCGGCGCTGAATAAGCAAAATGAAACCCTAAGAACAGAGCTTTCAGAGAACCAAGAGAGTTTGGCCTCTTCAAACCAAGTTAATGAGCAACTGAATCGCCAAGCGGATATGCAAGTTGTTATGCTCGAACGCTCTAGAGAGCTATTTCAGCGAGAGCTGACAGTGAAAGCTGAACTTGCAAAACTGGAAGATCAACGCGATGAACTCATCCCTTCCATTGAACGCCTAAAGAAAGACTGTGACCTTTTCCTTGAAGGTACGAGCTGGGACGCCAAGTCTGATGCTTGTGATCGCCAAGACGAGGCCAACAGTCGTTTAAGCCAAATCAATCAGATGATTCAAGTGCATCGTATGGACTTGGAAGAGATCGAGGCAATAGCGAAAGAGATTGGTGTAAATTAG
- a CDS encoding DJ-1/PfpI family protein — translation MLYHIGIFIYPEAEVLDFAGPFEVFSTANRIGSLNWKIHLISEQGGLVQARGNFPVQSHYSLDDHPKLDLLIVVGGVHSKQYRNPRVAHWLKQQDQFTDRTCSVCTGVFFLANAGLLVGRKVTTHWEDQADLQCTYPDLTVTERKRFIVDGKYVTSGGISAGIDMSLALVAEMAGEELANKTAHQMEYVWGGMTLIDY, via the coding sequence ATGCTTTATCACATTGGAATATTTATCTACCCTGAAGCGGAAGTGCTCGATTTTGCAGGGCCATTCGAAGTTTTCAGTACGGCTAATCGCATAGGCTCTCTGAATTGGAAAATTCACTTAATTTCTGAACAAGGCGGTCTTGTACAAGCAAGAGGTAATTTTCCTGTTCAAAGCCATTACTCGCTTGATGACCATCCAAAGCTCGATTTATTAATTGTTGTGGGTGGTGTTCATAGTAAACAGTATCGAAATCCACGTGTTGCACACTGGCTTAAACAACAAGATCAGTTTACGGATAGAACCTGTTCTGTTTGTACTGGCGTATTTTTTCTCGCTAATGCGGGATTACTGGTTGGGCGTAAAGTCACAACACACTGGGAAGACCAAGCAGATTTACAATGTACATATCCAGATTTGACCGTGACTGAACGTAAGCGATTTATCGTAGACGGAAAATACGTCACTTCTGGGGGGATTTCGGCTGGCATCGATATGTCGTTGGCCTTGGTTGCCGAAATGGCAGGCGAGGAGTTAGCGAATAAAACAGCGCACCAAATGGAATACGTTTGGGGTGGAATGACACTCATCGATTATTAG
- a CDS encoding ExeM/NucH family extracellular endonuclease encodes MIKQTIMTAAGIFIMSSYAHSDIIISEVVEGTGYHKAIEIGNVGDSAVTLNGYQLQLNVNFSGNWTGDYSLDGITLAPYETYVVGNGNTNNDSDFLSRLDDINNTIANFNGDDPIRLTYNGNTIDMVGPDPEFNDRENFNKDITLVRRNYTPNTSWDINQWEVRSTNDWSDLGYLDQEGTTPPPVEGIPATIMELQGEGAWSPYTDPSNGIYESEDYFAVTGIVTHVQEQKLGNDLLVGFFMQDQFGDGNPKTSDGIFVNAQPAGLETGDEVTVVGKVYEHYYWTQLNAVSVKATDVKGVTITPTTIETIPSDLNFEQTLERYEGMLVRVNDQTDMRVTRTFGFDYSAYRNNMVLSYQTVNYHPNQFNAPLSEGAIEQDELNQGRRLFVESPVKASDGVVPWYENFAQDNGTGTTDDYIRVGASLSSQGLTGVIGYSYNEYRLYVLEPDGAQAFDHSQSLRPTQPDVVSGDLSVASFNVENFFTSPFGGRDNPLNQNRGAETYEEYQRQLDKIVSALVALDADIVGLIEIENNGFDEQSAIDTLVNALNSQLPKKKQYRIAKPKKIDGEGYVGTDAITNKIIYRKKAAKVKAIDVIEMPQQHVLLEDGSYKRSYQRDAFTATFKIKGAKKPLIVSTNHFKSKGSTCWEDEQGNQPSDPDLQGSCERFRVSAAYHLAETLGDMKGYKIVMGDLNSYGLEDPMLVLTDRKSAPKGYETFAARNTYIGGDETTGQPLHGDDGALIKKSYGYIDIVESLKPHSYSYSYNDTVGTLDYVLVDKQLEKFVIDAQVWPINAVESTLFEYSSKYSGDLPKYGDAYRSSDHDPAIVTFKFSKK; translated from the coding sequence ATGATTAAGCAAACCATAATGACCGCAGCTGGCATATTTATTATGTCTAGCTATGCCCATTCCGATATCATCATTTCCGAGGTCGTAGAAGGCACCGGCTATCACAAAGCCATCGAAATCGGTAATGTTGGTGACTCTGCCGTTACGCTGAATGGCTATCAACTGCAACTAAACGTTAATTTCAGTGGAAACTGGACCGGTGATTACTCGCTGGACGGCATCACTCTCGCACCGTATGAAACATACGTCGTTGGCAACGGTAACACCAATAACGACAGTGACTTTTTAAGCCGCTTAGATGACATCAACAACACCATCGCTAACTTCAACGGTGATGACCCAATCCGTCTCACATACAACGGCAACACCATCGATATGGTTGGGCCAGACCCAGAGTTTAATGATCGAGAGAACTTCAACAAAGACATCACTCTCGTTCGTCGCAACTACACCCCGAATACAAGTTGGGATATCAATCAATGGGAAGTGAGAAGCACCAATGATTGGAGCGACTTAGGTTATCTAGACCAAGAAGGCACAACGCCTCCACCTGTTGAAGGTATTCCTGCCACCATAATGGAGCTACAAGGCGAAGGGGCTTGGTCGCCATACACAGATCCAAGCAACGGCATCTACGAATCAGAAGACTATTTTGCAGTGACCGGCATAGTTACTCATGTCCAAGAGCAAAAGCTCGGAAACGACCTGCTAGTCGGCTTCTTCATGCAAGATCAGTTCGGTGATGGTAATCCGAAAACCTCTGACGGCATCTTTGTTAATGCTCAGCCTGCTGGTTTAGAAACCGGTGATGAAGTCACGGTTGTCGGTAAAGTCTATGAGCACTATTACTGGACACAACTGAACGCTGTAAGTGTTAAAGCGACGGATGTCAAAGGCGTTACCATTACCCCAACAACAATAGAAACCATTCCTAGCGACTTAAACTTTGAGCAAACTCTTGAGCGTTACGAAGGTATGCTTGTGCGTGTTAATGATCAAACCGACATGCGAGTGACACGCACATTTGGTTTCGACTACAGCGCTTATCGCAACAACATGGTGCTAAGCTACCAAACCGTTAACTACCACCCGAATCAATTTAATGCACCACTGTCTGAAGGCGCAATCGAGCAAGATGAACTCAATCAAGGTCGTCGTCTATTCGTAGAATCCCCAGTCAAAGCATCTGATGGCGTTGTTCCTTGGTATGAGAACTTTGCTCAAGACAATGGTACTGGCACAACTGATGACTATATTCGCGTTGGCGCAAGTCTGTCTTCTCAAGGTCTTACTGGGGTTATTGGCTATTCATACAACGAGTATCGTCTCTATGTTCTTGAGCCTGATGGAGCGCAAGCATTTGACCATTCTCAATCACTTCGCCCTACTCAACCTGATGTCGTATCGGGAGACTTGAGCGTTGCCAGTTTCAATGTAGAGAATTTCTTCACTTCACCATTTGGTGGTCGTGACAACCCTCTCAATCAAAATCGCGGCGCTGAAACGTATGAAGAGTACCAAAGACAGTTAGATAAAATCGTTTCTGCTTTAGTCGCTCTAGATGCCGACATTGTTGGCCTGATTGAGATTGAAAATAACGGTTTTGATGAGCAATCAGCGATCGATACGCTGGTCAACGCACTCAATTCTCAACTGCCGAAGAAAAAACAGTACCGCATTGCAAAGCCGAAGAAGATCGATGGCGAAGGCTATGTCGGCACGGACGCCATCACGAATAAGATCATCTATCGTAAAAAGGCCGCGAAAGTTAAAGCTATTGATGTGATTGAGATGCCGCAACAGCATGTATTGTTGGAAGATGGCAGCTACAAACGCTCTTATCAACGCGATGCTTTCACTGCCACATTTAAAATTAAAGGTGCCAAGAAACCATTGATTGTCTCCACCAACCACTTTAAGTCGAAAGGCTCAACATGTTGGGAAGATGAACAAGGAAACCAACCAAGCGACCCGGATCTACAAGGAAGCTGTGAACGATTCAGAGTCTCCGCCGCTTATCACCTCGCTGAGACACTAGGCGATATGAAAGGCTACAAAATCGTCATGGGGGATTTGAATAGCTATGGGCTTGAAGACCCGATGCTAGTGCTCACCGACCGTAAGTCTGCACCAAAAGGCTACGAAACCTTTGCCGCTCGCAATACCTATATCGGTGGCGATGAAACAACAGGTCAGCCGCTTCACGGAGACGACGGCGCTCTAATCAAAAAGTCGTACGGTTACATCGATATTGTAGAATCGCTCAAGCCACACTCCTATAGCTACTCTTATAACGATACAGTTGGCACTCTTGATTACGTGCTAGTAGACAAACAGTTGGAGAAGTTCGTTATTGACGCTCAAGTGTGGCCAATCAACGCAGTAGAGTCGACGCTGTTTGAATATTCCAGCAAATACAGTGGCGACTTGCCGAAGTATGGGGATGCTTACCGTTCTTCGGATCACGATCCTGCTATCGTGACATTTAAGTTCAGTAAGAAATAG
- the fusA gene encoding elongation factor G — translation MPTNLIRNIAVVGQSGTGKTTLVEKLLHYSGTTNHLGKVEKGDTVTDFDNQSIHYHHSIEATPIALAWKKHRLNLIDTPGQNELIGRSLSIFPAVETTALVLDPQTPITQISQQLFEFAKTQRKCQMVIINKIDIAPNQCQQLLDEINQLFGGRCLPINLPNAQGTSVVDCYFEPQFDESTLVQSVTDTHEQLIDQVVEEDEALMEIYLEQGSELTPNQLHDPFEQALRLGHLIPVCFTSCENNAGLSLLLDAFTQLMPMPSEGNPPLLEKQGKAVSIDCNSLEHTVAHVFKVSNDPYLGKLAYLRVYQGEIHSGSQLYVGDTNKAFKVNHLYQLQGSLRSEIHKALPGDYCVLAKVDELDFDSIVHDSHDEDDVSLHALSLPTPMHGVRVQPTKRGDEQKLSDVLNKIVSEDPSLRVELRSRTNETILSGLGEFHLQIALEKMRDIYKLDVQTSQPSIEYFETITRPAEGHYRHKKQSGGAGQFGEVQLKVRPLERGAGVQFINKVVGGAIPTSLIPAVEKGIHQAVAEGAISGNPIHDIEVTVYDGKYHSVDSKEIAFVIAGKKALLNAIENAGPIVLEPIAQLQVNIPIEYVGDVTGDLSSHRGLIEGSHTSNMGYSFISAKAPMTELQDYAARLRAMTGGQGTFSLTPSHYEPAPPKLQKEVCAEDA, via the coding sequence ATGCCTACAAATTTGATAAGAAACATCGCTGTTGTTGGTCAATCTGGTACAGGCAAAACGACTTTAGTCGAAAAACTACTGCACTATAGCGGTACAACTAATCACTTGGGTAAGGTTGAAAAGGGTGACACTGTCACTGACTTTGATAACCAGTCCATTCATTATCATCACAGTATTGAAGCTACCCCCATAGCACTTGCGTGGAAAAAACACCGGTTAAACTTAATCGACACTCCCGGACAAAATGAGCTCATTGGCCGTTCACTAAGTATTTTCCCTGCAGTTGAAACCACTGCCCTAGTTCTCGACCCGCAAACCCCAATTACACAGATTTCACAACAACTGTTTGAGTTCGCCAAAACGCAACGTAAGTGTCAAATGGTGATTATCAATAAGATCGATATAGCCCCAAACCAATGCCAACAACTGCTGGACGAAATTAACCAGCTATTCGGTGGGCGCTGTCTACCGATTAACTTGCCGAATGCGCAAGGGACGAGTGTGGTGGATTGCTACTTTGAGCCGCAGTTCGATGAGTCGACGTTAGTTCAGTCGGTTACTGACACCCACGAGCAACTCATCGATCAAGTTGTTGAAGAAGATGAAGCCTTAATGGAAATCTATTTAGAGCAAGGCTCTGAACTGACTCCAAACCAACTTCATGACCCATTCGAGCAAGCGCTACGACTTGGACACCTGATTCCTGTTTGCTTTACCTCTTGTGAAAATAATGCCGGGCTGTCGCTATTACTCGATGCTTTTACACAACTGATGCCCATGCCTTCCGAAGGAAACCCACCGTTACTCGAGAAACAGGGTAAAGCCGTATCTATTGATTGCAACTCTCTTGAGCATACCGTGGCACATGTGTTTAAGGTAAGTAACGATCCCTATTTAGGCAAACTTGCTTATCTTAGAGTCTATCAAGGTGAGATTCACTCTGGGTCTCAGCTCTATGTTGGGGATACCAACAAGGCCTTTAAGGTGAATCATCTTTATCAACTGCAAGGTAGCCTTCGCTCTGAAATCCACAAGGCTTTACCTGGCGACTACTGCGTATTGGCCAAGGTTGATGAGTTAGACTTTGACAGTATTGTCCATGACTCGCATGACGAAGATGATGTTTCATTACATGCCCTTTCACTACCAACGCCCATGCACGGAGTACGTGTTCAACCTACCAAGCGAGGAGACGAACAAAAACTCTCTGATGTGTTAAACAAAATAGTCAGTGAAGATCCTTCACTGCGTGTCGAGCTTCGTTCTCGAACCAATGAAACTATTCTATCTGGCCTCGGTGAATTCCACTTACAAATTGCATTAGAGAAAATGCGCGATATCTACAAGCTCGATGTACAAACCTCACAGCCGAGTATCGAGTATTTTGAAACGATTACGCGACCGGCAGAAGGACACTACCGTCATAAAAAGCAAAGTGGTGGTGCAGGTCAATTCGGTGAAGTGCAGCTTAAAGTGCGCCCTCTTGAACGTGGTGCTGGTGTGCAGTTCATCAATAAAGTGGTCGGTGGTGCAATTCCCACTTCGTTAATACCCGCGGTCGAGAAAGGGATTCATCAAGCCGTTGCTGAAGGTGCCATTTCAGGTAATCCTATTCATGATATCGAAGTCACCGTTTATGATGGCAAATATCACTCTGTTGATTCTAAAGAAATCGCCTTTGTCATTGCAGGTAAGAAGGCACTTTTGAACGCGATCGAAAACGCAGGCCCTATCGTTCTAGAGCCGATTGCTCAGCTTCAAGTGAACATTCCAATCGAGTATGTGGGTGATGTCACTGGCGATCTCTCAAGCCATAGAGGGCTAATTGAGGGTAGCCACACATCAAATATGGGGTACTCGTTTATTTCTGCAAAAGCACCGATGACCGAGCTTCAGGATTATGCGGCAAGGCTTCGCGCAATGACTGGTGGACAAGGTACATTTAGCTTAACACCGAGTCACTATGAGCCTGCGCCTCCTAAGCTACAAAAAGAGGTGTGTGCTGAAGATGCGTAA